A window of the Gossypium arboreum isolate Shixiya-1 chromosome 2, ASM2569848v2, whole genome shotgun sequence genome harbors these coding sequences:
- the LOC108461029 gene encoding protein CIA1 — translation MELLDGNLELKEIQKLQGHTDRVWSLAWNPATAAADVPKVFASCSGDKTVRIWEESPSTRSWDCKAVLEETHTRTVRSCAWSPSGRLLATASFDATTAIWENVGGDFECVSTLEGHENEVKSVSWNASGSLLATCGRDKTVWIWEVMPGNEFECIQVLQGHTQDVKMVEWHPTMDILFSCSYDNTVKVWWSDDADGDWSCVQTLGESSNGHSSTVWSLAFNAKGDKLVTCSDDLTMKIWEADIIRMQSGDGYAPWNHLCTLSGYHDRTIFSVHWSREGIIASGAADDAVRLFVESKDGSMNGSSYQLLLKKEKAHDMDVNSVQWCPGEKRLLASASDDGTIKIWELGTLP, via the exons ATGGAGTTGTTAGATGGAAACTTAGAGCTCAAAGAGATTCAAAAGCTTCAAGGTCATACCGATAGGGTTTGGAGCCTCGCCTGGAATCCCGCCACTGCCGCTGCCGATGTTCCCAAGGTTTTCGCTTCTTGTAGCGGCGATAAGACCGTTCGAATCTGGGAAGAGAGCCCCTCTACTCGCTCCTGGGACTGCAAG GCTGTTTTGGAAGAAACACACACTAGAACCGTCCGATCCTGTGCTTGGTCACCATCTGGGAGATTGTTGGCCACTGCTAGCTTTGATGCAACCACCGCCATATGGGAAAATGTTGGGGGTGACTTTGAATGTGTTTCTACTTTGGAG GGTCATGAAAATGAAGTGAAAAGTGTGTCTTGGAATGCATCAGGTTCTCTTCTTGCAACATGTGGGCGAGATAAAACTGTTTGGATTTGGGAAGTGATGCCAGGGAATGAATTTGAGTGTATTCAAGTTTTGCAAGGTCATACTCAAGATGTTAAAATGGTTGAGTGGCATCCGACTATGGATATTTTGTTTTCCTGTAGTTACGATAACACTGTGAAG GTATGGTGGTCAGATGATGCTGATGGTGATTGGAGCTGTGTACAAACTTTAGGTGAATCTAGCAA TGGTCATTCTTCCACCGTCTGGTCGCTTGCTTTTAATGCTAAGGGAGACAAATTGGTGACTTGTAG TGATGATCTTACCATGAAGATATGGGAAGCAGACATCATAAGGATGCAGTCTGGTGATGGTTATGCACCCTG GAATCATCTGTGCACACTCTCAGGTTATCATGATCGAACCATCTTTTCAGTTCACTGGTCAAG AGAGGGAATTATTGCCAGTGGAGCTGCTGATGATGCTGTAAGGTTGTTTGTAGAGAGTAAAGATGGTTCG ATGAATGGATCTTCATATCAATTGCTATTGAAGAAGGAGAAGGCCCATGACATGGATGTAAATTCAGTACAATGGTGCCCTGGG GAGAAACGGCTACTTGCTTCAGCAAGTGATGATGGAACCATAAAGATATGGGAGTTGGGAACTTTGCCTTGA
- the LOC108466753 gene encoding protein BIC1-like, translating to MNIEPTKMTTTHHQNPSQFLEQANETQQHDEESSLKGRCSARVDEVAKEGKVRGFEKLMEEDNGRERLKKHRIEMGKSKVWIPDIWGQEELLKDWIDCSAFDDCLVPNGIMLAREALVEEGRRTGSGRVRIENRC from the coding sequence aTGAATATAGAACCAACAAAAATGACCACCACCCATCATCAAAATCCATCCCAGTTTTTAGAACAAGCTAATGAAACTCAGCAGCATGACGAGGAAAGCTCGTTAAAGGGTCGGTGTTCGGCCAGAGTTGATGAAGTTGCTAAAGAAGGAAAGGTGAGGGGGTTTGAAAAGTTAATGGAAGAAGATAATGGACGAGAGAGATTGAAGAAGCATAGGATTGAAATGGGAAAAAGTAAGGTTTGGATACCGGATATATGGGGTCAAGAAGAACTTTTGAAGGATTGGATTGATTGTTCTGCGTTTGATGATTGTTTGGTGCCTAATGGGATTATGTTAGCTCGTGAAGCTTTGGTTGAAGAAGGAAGAAGAACAGGTTCTGGTAGGGTTAGAATAGAAAACAGGTGTTGA
- the LOC108476253 gene encoding pentatricopeptide repeat-containing protein At4g33170-like, which yields MKFQKPCTFAKLGLKDSKSLAKIIRNLAQTRQLLQGKQLHSQLISSGYPLCAFLTNHLLNMYSKCGQLDYSVKLFDKMSQRNLVSWTAMVTGFSQNLHYFEAISTFCEMRIAGENPTQFAFSSVIKACASAGLVEFGEQIHCLALKFGFGSDIFVVSNLVDMYSKCGVMVNAHNVFQEMECKDEVLWTALIDGYAKNGPFEDALSAYKNMVKEGIGIDKFVLCSTLSACAALKALNFGKCLHSVMVKKGFELEISVGNALTDMYSKVGDMESASNVFGIDSDCRNIVSCSSLIDGYVEMDRMEDALSVYVRLRRQGIEPNEFTFSSLIKACSSQAALEQGTQLHAEVIKFNFDSNPFVSSVLVDMYGKCGLLDDSIRVFDEIGNATEFAWNSMLSVFAQHGLGKDAIQLFNRMKNEGVEPNAITFVSLLRGCSHSGLVEDGLSFFKAMEKTFGVMPREEHYSCVIDLLGRAGQLKEAEDFINKMPFEPNAFGWCSFLGACKIHGDKERGKLAAEKLMQLEPENSGAPVLLSNIYAKEQQWEDVRTLRKMMQDFNVKKLPGYSWVDVGNKTHIFGVEDWSHPQMKAIYDKLDALSGQIKAAGYVPSTDSIPLDVDVSVKEKILQHHSERLAIAFALISIPSGKPIIVKKNLRVCSDCHSAIKYISKLIGRKIIVRDNSRFHHFSNGLCSCGDFW from the coding sequence ATGAAGTTTCAAAAGCCATGCACTTTTGCCAAGCTGGGACTAAAGGACTCAAAATCCTTAGCAAAAATAATTCGAAACTTAGCCCAAACTAGACAATTACTTCAAGGAAAACAACTTCATTCTCAGCTGATCTCGTCTGGGTATCCGTTATGCGCTTTTTTAACCAACCATCTTCTTAACATGTACTCAAAATGTGGTCAATTAGATTACTCAGTTAAACTGTTTGATAAAATGTCTCAAAGAAACTTAGTTTCTTGGACTGCTATGGTTACTGGGTTTTCTCAGAATTTACATTATTTTGAAGCCATATCTACTTTTTGTGAAATGAGAATTGCTGGGGAAAATCCGACCCAGTTTGCTTTTTCGAGTGTTATTAAGGCTTGTGCTTCTGCTGGGTTGGTTGAGTTTGGGGAGCAAATTCATTGCCTCGCATTGAAATTTGGGTTTGGGTCTGATATTTTTGTTGTTAGCAATTTGGTTGACATGTATTCAAAGTGTGGAGTTATGGTTAATGCTCATAATGTTTTCCAAGAAATGGAGTGTAAAGATGAGGTCTTGTGGACTGCTTTGATTGATGGATATGCAAAGAATGGTCCTTTCGAGGATGCATTGTCAGCTTATAAGAATATGGTTAAAGAGGGAATTGGTATTGATAAGTTTGTTCTTTGTAGCACTTTAAGTGCTTGTGCAGCATTAAAGGCTTTAAATTTTGGGAAATGTCTCCATTCAGTTATGGTGAAGAAGGGATTTGAGTTGGAGATTTCAGTGGGAAATGCTCTTACTGATATGTACTCAAAGGTGGGAGATATGGAAAGCGCCTCAAATGTGTTTGGAATTGACTCTGATTGTAGAAATATTGTGTCATGTTCTTCATTGATTGATGGATATGTTGAAATGGATCGAATGGAGGATGCTTTAAGTGTTTATGTTCGGCTCCGGAGGCAAGGAATTGAACCTAATGAATTCACTTTCTCGAGCTTGATCAAGGCTTGTTCCAGTCAAGCTGCACTTGAGCAAGGTACACAGCTTCATGCTGAAGTGATTAAATTCAATTTTGATAGTAACCCTTTTGTTTCTTCAGTTCTTGTTGATATGTATGGAAAATGCGGGTTGCTTGATGActctattcgagtatttgatgagaTTGGAAATGCAACTGAATTTGCATGGAATTCAATGTTAAGTGTGTTTGCTCAGCATGGTTTAGGAAAAGATGCTATTCAACTATTTAACAGGATGAAGAACGAAGGAGTGGAACCAAATGCGATAACGTTTGTCAGTCTTCTAAGAGGCTGTAGTCATTCTGGTTTAGTGGAGGACGGGTTAAGCTTTTTTAAAGCTATGGAGAAGACTTTTGGAGTCATGCCTAGAGAAGAGCATTATTCTTGTGTTATTGACTTACTTGGTCGTGCCGGACAGCTTAAAGAAGCTGAAGATTTTATAAACAAGATGCCATTTGAACCAAATGCTTTTGGATGGTGTTCTTTCCTTGGAGCTTGCAAAATCCATGGTGATAAAGAAAGAGGTAAACTTGCAGCTGAAAAATTGATGCAACTTGAACCCGAAAATAGTGGAGCTCCTGTTTTGCTTTCAAATATTTATGCTAAGGAGCAACAATGGGAAGATGTGAGAACATTGAGGAAGATGATGCAAGATTTTAATGTTAAGAAACTACCAGGTTATAGCTGGGTTGACGTTGGAAACAAAACCCATATTTTTGGTGTTGAAGACTGGTCTCATCCTCAAATGAAAGCAATTTATGATAAGCTTGATGCTCTTTCGGGTCAGATAAAGGCGGCCGGATATGTCCCTTCCACAGATTCCATTCCCTTAGATGTGGATGTTAGCGTTAAAGAGAAGATACTTCAACATCACAGTGAGAGACTTGCCATTGCATTTGCACTAATAAGCATTCCAAGTGGGAAGCCAATTATTGTAAAGAAAAATTTAAGGGTCTGCTCGGATTGTCACTCTGCAATTAAGTACATATCAAAGTTGATTGGAAGAAAAATTATTGTCAGGGACAATAGTAGATTCCATCATTTCTCAAATGGCTTGTGTTCTTGTGGAGATTTTTGGTAA
- the LOC108476254 gene encoding cell division protein FtsZ homolog 2-1, chloroplastic-like, producing the protein MVVENSEVGEVESTLKEVDQQLKNHPLSAFGRQSSIYSLTLDEFQHTLCGKNFGSMNMDEFLTSIWNAEENQATNSINNNHHNNGVNEQVSNHVNLSLNETASSKGVARQSSLPRQGSLSFPAPLCRKTVDEVWSEINKVQQGQGQSNKSNVQNAENTSTRQPTFGEMTLEDFLVKAGVVREPCVPPAVPPHSQHQQQFGLHQASNNPAVGPSFVPRPIMGMGGSGGFGGSTYQTMPPSGVLGDSSGYLNDGKGGGGYQPAAAPLSTAIFYNGKVGAAGGYGPGQAMGVVSPISPVSPDGVCTNQVDNAATQFGIEIGGLRGRKRIIDGPIEKVVERRQRRMIKNRESAARSRARKQAYTVELEAELNQLKQENTHLKQALVELERKRKQQYFEEWSMKTQTKAQKAKEKLRVMRRNLSGFLVLPYKMATASDIRPMGVLNVLGGRVLLENPTGRLSCLKLCDGKIGFSRAGLRSIMPHLRCSTNSHSVSPYQNKDRFLNLHHEVPMLRGEGNNMITNPRKESSSGSVTEFLGDMNSSNNNNEAKIKVIGVGGGGSNAVNRMIESEMQGVEFWIVNTDVQAMKMSPVFPKHRLQIGQELTRGLGAGGNPEIGMNAAKESKESIEEALYGADMVFVTAGMGGGTGTGGAPVIAGLAKSMGILTVGIATTPFSFEGRRRTVQAQEGIAALRENVDTLIVIPNDKLLTAVSPSTPVTEAFNLADDILRQGVRGISDIITIPGLVNVDFADVRTIMANAGSSLMGIGTATGKTRARDAALNAIQSPLLDLGIERATGIVWNITGGSDLTLFEVNAAAEVIYDLVDPAANLIFGAVIDPSLSGQVSITLIATGFKNQEEGERSQAGQLAQGDTGLGINRRPSFNEGGSVDIPEFLKKKGHSRYPRA; encoded by the exons ATGGTGGTTGAGAACTCTGAGGTTGGCGAGGTCGAGTCCACATTGAAGGAGGTGGACCAGCAGCTAAAGAATCATCCATTATCGGCCTTTGGAAGACAATCCTCAATCTATTCCCTCACTCTCGATGAGTTCCAGCACACGTTATGTGGGAAGAACTTTGGGTCGATGAACATGGACGAGTTCCTTACCAGCATTTGGAATGCTGAAGAAAACCAAGCTACAAACTCCATTAATAACAATCATCACAACAATGGTGTAAATGAACAGGTTAGCAATCATGTTAACTTATCTTTGAATGAAACAGCAAGCAGTAAAGGTGTAGCTAGGCAGTCTAGCTTGCCTCGACAAGGCTCGCTTTCATTTCCGGCACCATTGTGTCGGAAAACTGTCGATGAAGTTTGGTCTGAGATAAATAAAGTGCAGCAAGGACAAGGACAGAGTAACAAGAGCAATGTGCAGAATGCTGAGAATACTAGTACTCGACAACCGACTTTTGGGGAAATGACCTTGGAAGATTTCTTGGTTAAGGCAGGTGTAGTTCGGGAACCATGCGTACCACCGGCAGTACCGCCGCATTCACAACATCAACAACAGTTCGGGTTGCATCAAGCTAGCAATAACCCTGCAGTGGGTCCGAGTTTTGTTCCCAGGCCAATTATGGGAATGGGTGGCAGTGGTGGCTTTGGTGGGAGTACATATCAAACAATGCCTCCAAGTGGAGTCCTTGGTGACTCATCAGGCTATCTTAATGATGGTAAGGGGGGTGGCGGCTACCAGCCAGCTGCTGCCCCACTGTCAACAGCCATCTTTTATAACGGAAAAGTAGGTGCAGCTGGTGGCTATGGACCGGGACAGGCAATGGGAGTGGTATCACCAATAAGTCCGGTATCACCAGATGGGGTATGTACCAATCAAGTTGATAATGCAGCCACTCAATTTGGGATAGAGATAGGTGGACTACGAGGAAGGAAAAGAATCATTGATGGTCCAATAGAAAAAGTAGTCGAGAGAAGGCAACGCAGGATGATTAAGAATAGGGAATCAGCTGCAAGGTCTAGAGCTAGAAAACAG GCATATACAGTTGAGCTAGAAGCAGAATTGAACCAATTGAAACAAGAGAATACTCACCTCAAGCAGGCTTTG GTGGAACTCGAGAGGAAAAGAAAGCAACAG TACTTTGAGGAATGGTCAATGAAAACACAAACCAAAGCCCAGAAAGCTAAAGAGAAACTAAGAGTAATGAGAAGAAATCTAAGTG GATTCCTAGTGCTGCCTTATAAAATGGCAACTGCTTCTGATATTAGACCAATGGGGGTACTTAATGTTCTTGGTGGGAGAGTGTTATTGGAAAATCCTACAGGCAGACTTAGCTGCCTTAAGCTCTGTGATGGGAAAATCGGGTTTTCAAGGGCCGGCCTAAGGTCTATCATGCCTCATCTTAGATGTTCCACCAATTCTCACAGTGTCAGTCCGTATCAAAACAAAGACCGTTTTCTAAACCTACATCATGAAGTTCCAATGCTTAGAGGTGAAGGGAACAATATGATAACCAATCCAAGAAAAGAGAGTTCTAGTGGAAGTGTCACCGAGTTCTTAGGAGACATGAATAGTTCAAATAATAACAATGAAGCTAAGATCAAAGTTATCGGTGTTGGTGGTGGTGGGTCAAATGCTGTTAATCGTATGATAGAGAGCGAAATGCAGGGTGTAGAATTTTGGATCGTTAACACAGATGTTCAAGCTATGAAAATGTCACCTGTCTTCCCCAAGCATCGTTTGCAAATCGGTCAGGAGCTAACTAGGGGTCTTGGTGCTGGTGGGAATCCAGAAATTGGCATGAATGCTGCGAAAGAGAGCAAAGAGTCAATAGAAGAGGCTCTTTATGGTGCTGATATGGTTTTTGTAACT GCTGGAATGGGCGGAGGAACTGGAACCGGGGGAGCTCCTGTAATTGCAGGGCTTGCGAAGTCCATGGGTATATTAACTGTCGGTATTGCCACTACACCTTTTTCTTTTGAAGGAAGACGAAGGACTGTTCAAGCACAGGAAGGAATTGCAGCTCTAAGAGAAAATGTTGACACGCTAATTGTTATTCCAAACGACAAGTTGTTGACTGCAGTTTCCCCATCTACTCCAGTAACAGAAGCATTTAATCTGGCTGATGATATTCTTCGACAAGGTGTTCGTGGTATCTCTGATATAATTACG ATTCCAGGGCTAGTGAATGTGGACTTTGCTGATGTGCGAACTATAATGGCAAATGCAGGTTCTTCACTAATGGGGATAGGAACTGCTACTG GAAAAACAAGGGCAAGAGATGCTGCACTAAATGCAATCCAGTCACCTTTGTTAGATCTTGGTATAGAAAGAGCCACTGGAATCGTGTGGAACATAACTGGTGGAAGTGATCTAACATTGTTTGAG gTCAATGCTGCAGCTGAGGTTATATATGATCTTGTGGATCCTGCTGCCAACTTAATATTTGGAGCAGTGATAGATCCATCACTTAGTGGCCAA GTCAGTATAACTCTAATCGCCACGGGATTTAAAAATCAAGAAGAAGGTGAAAGGTCTCAG GCAGGTCAACTGGCACAGGGAGATACTGGTCTTGGAATTAATCGGCGGCCTTCTTTCAATGAAGGTGGTTCAGTGGACATCCCTGAGTTCCTGAAGAAGAAAGGCCATTCACGCTACCCGAGAGCTTGA